A region from the Corylus avellana chromosome ca7, CavTom2PMs-1.0 genome encodes:
- the LOC132186892 gene encoding transcription factor bHLH57, which yields MECWSPREKEREFKAIFNNCSAQMEGLQGPVTPSFFGEHSGVACLEQEFVITTETLKFEEEAHFSTPMLEDTIPFLQMLQSVGSPHFLPFKEPSFQTLLRLQHLKKPWENYTHMPEMETQIQAIELESCVTHDIVEQQYSPVKSETMDLQNPPSASRVPVTGRERRKRKRTRPTKNKEEVESQRMTHIAVERNRRRQMNDHLNVLKSLMPASYIQRGDQASVIGGAIDFVKELEQLLHSLEAKKRMRKNQEAGDGDGDGVRSAVDVSSDGTLFMSPQCRIGSEEGNYGEEVKAENKSDVAEIEVTVIQTHVNLKIECRRRPGLLLKAIVALEDLRLTVLHLNITSSDSSVLYSFNLKIEDECKLGSADEIASTVHQILSFINGS from the exons ATGGAATGTTGGTCAccgagggagaaagagagagaatttaagGCAATCTTCAACAACTGTTCAGCTCAAATGGAGGGGCTCCAAGGACCTGTTACTCCCTCT TTCTTTGGGGAACATTCGGGCGTGGCTTGTTTGGAGCAAGAATTTGTCATCACTACAGAAACCTTGAAATTTGAGGAAGAAGCACACTTCTCAACCCCGATGTTAGAGGACACGATTCCATTTCTTCAGATGCTGCAAAGCGTGGGATCCCCACACTTTTTGCCCTTCAAAGAGCCCAGCTTTCAGACACTGTTGAGATTGCAGCACCTTAAGAAGCCTTGGGAGAATTACACTCACATGCCTGAAATGGAAACCCAAATTCAGGCCATAGAGCTTGAGAGCTGCGTCACCCATGACATAGTGGAGCAGCAATATTCACCAGTCAAATCCGAAACCATGGACCTTCAAAACCCACCTTCGGCTTCACGTGTACCGGTCACCGGCCGGGAACGAAGAAAGAGAAAGCGGACAAGGCCGACCAAGAACAAGGAAGAAGTAGAGAGCCAGCGCATGACCCACATTGCGGTCGAACGCAACCGGCGACGGCAAATGAACGACCATCTCAACGTCCTCAAGTCCCTCATGCCCGCGTCCTATATTCAAAGG gGTGACCAAGCGTCTGTCATCGGAGGTGCAATAGACTTTGTGAAGGAACTGGAGCAGCTACTCCATTCCCTTGAAGCGAAAAAGAGAATGAGAAAAAATCAAGAAGCGGGCGACGGCGACGGGGACGGCGTCCGCTCCGCCGTGGATGTTTCCTCCGACGGTACTCTGTTTATGTCTCCGCAATGTAGAATTGGATCGGAGGAAGGCAACTACGGGGAGGAGGTGAAGGCGGAGAACAAGTCCGACGTGGCTGAGATAGAGGTGACTGTGATTCAAACCCATGTGAACTTGAAAATTGAATGCCGGCGGAGGCCGGGGCTGTTGCTGAAAGCCATCGTTGCACTGGAGGATCTTCGGCTCACAGTTTTGCACCTCAACATCACCTCCTCAGATTCCTCAGTTCTTTACTCTTTCAATCTCAAG ATAGAGGACGAGTGTAAGCTAGGATCCGCTGACGAGATAGCATCCACCGTTCATCAAATATTAAGCTTCATCAACGGCAGCTGA